The following are from one region of the Actinomyces sp. oral taxon 897 genome:
- a CDS encoding molybdenum cofactor biosynthesis protein MoaE has protein sequence MPVTDPAPWSRPPTAGEADGASAATADGSGAASVGKSGAVIVCSGVTMRPVSATELARQVSCAAAGAVVTFEGVVRDHDDGRGVKGITYSAHPVAADVMTQVAADVAAHPGLRALGVVHRVGDLVVGDTALAVAVSADHRAEAFAAASALVEQVKARLPVWKHQLFADGTAEWSNMA, from the coding sequence ATGCCCGTCACCGACCCCGCACCCTGGTCCCGGCCGCCCACGGCCGGGGAGGCCGATGGTGCTTCTGCAGCTACCGCCGACGGATCTGGCGCGGCCAGCGTGGGCAAATCCGGCGCGGTCATTGTGTGCTCGGGGGTGACGATGCGGCCGGTCAGCGCCACGGAACTGGCTCGTCAGGTCTCCTGTGCGGCCGCCGGGGCCGTGGTTACCTTCGAGGGCGTGGTACGTGACCACGACGACGGACGGGGAGTGAAGGGCATTACCTACAGCGCCCACCCAGTGGCCGCCGACGTCATGACCCAGGTCGCTGCCGACGTCGCCGCGCACCCGGGCCTGCGGGCCCTGGGCGTGGTCCACCGGGTCGGTGACCTGGTCGTGGGGGATACCGCCCTGGCGGTGGCCGTGAGCGCTGACCACCGGGCGGAGGCCTTCGCGGCGGCCAGCGCCCTGGTGGAGCAGGTCAAGGCGCGCCTGCCCGTGTGGAAGCACCAGCTCTTCGCCGACGGCACGGCCGAGTGGTCCAATATGGCCTGA
- a CDS encoding MoaD/ThiS family protein — MNAIEIRYFAAAAEAAGTTHEHLEVAPGTTLAALREALAGRGTQMARVIGLSSYLVNSLSAPADGLQELADGDRVDVLPPFAGG; from the coding sequence GTGAACGCCATTGAGATCCGCTACTTCGCCGCCGCCGCCGAGGCCGCTGGCACCACCCACGAGCACCTGGAGGTGGCACCGGGTACCACCCTGGCGGCCCTGCGCGAGGCGCTGGCCGGGCGCGGGACCCAGATGGCGCGCGTCATCGGGCTGTCGAGCTACCTGGTGAACTCCCTGAGCGCGCCCGCCGACGGCCTGCAGGAGCTCGCCGACGGCGACCGGGTCGACGTGCTGCCACCCTTCGCCGGAGGCTGA